A region of Thermothielavioides terrestris NRRL 8126 chromosome 6, complete sequence DNA encodes the following proteins:
- a CDS encoding carbohydrate esterase family 1 protein (CAZy_ID 270207), which produces MVPLTISKYSVDRECVDVMGFSSGWHDDKPAGGLVSGRARGRRGLLSVAFSRFFVKSAGVSACPAEFGVLLAAHPFPHSNPLPLALETNTRKACGLIGFSEYSRTGAASAAPASQNQTRANGLQQTPQEWGSLVRHALPGDTGQRPRMQISHVLADNLVHIACDACMRRSSNGKTCWASS; this is translated from the exons ATGGTCCCCCTCACCATTAGCAAGTACAGCGTCGACCGTGAGTGCGTCGACGTCATGGGTTTCTCGTCCGGGTGGCATGACGACAAACCTGCTGGCGGGCTCGTATCCGGACGGGCccgaggccggcggggccTGCTCAGCGTCGCGTTTAGCCGCTTCTTCGTTAAGTCCGCCGGTGTCTCAG CGTGTCCGGCTGAGTTTGGCGTGCTGCTCGCTGCGCACCCCTTTCCCCATTCCAACCCCCTCCCGCTGGCTCTTGAAACGAACACGAGAAAGGCCTGTGGGCTAATCGGATTCTCTGAGTACTCGCGAACGGGTGCCGCCTCTGCCGCGCCGGCAAGCCAGAACCAGACCCGTGCCAACGGGCTGCAGCAGACGCCGCAGGAGTGGGGGAGTCTGGTCCGCCATGCGCTTCCGGGAGACACggggcagcggccgcggatGCAGATCTCCCATGTGCTGGCGGACAACCTCGTGCACATTGCATGCGATGCGTGTATGAGGCGCTCGAGCAATGGCAAAACGTGCTGGGCATCGAGCTGA
- a CDS encoding glycosyltransferase family 90 protein (CAZy_ID 269989), translating into MASIDPFIQLSELDAVSPVIASLLALAQIIYMLPRSAKGRSALWALALISLGPYAAYTIAMRNARSMTLHSLEHPIEVLIRNAQADFNQMLERQSKTYADAVNEYQRRYEVEPPPGFEAWYEFAVANQSPIIDEFDTIYESVSPFWKLSGKEVVQIMNDAQDTADIDLWLCTFSGKTAETHCIHPRRNADRHVSDLMNRLLGDLRGVLPDVKFLVNHLDEPRVLIPRLTHPNPSAKQWFTVTDLSERPTWNAITKYCPSHVLQGENGKTSPQTEPKTEDLPLITNLSAALDLCQHPEYANMHGLFQGPPSFRLIEGRVPVLSTGAPSTMSDILIPSPAYVLEDEFLYNATFDVPWPQKDNHLYWTGSTTGAVASATNDWHHFHRQRFISLAQNLEPGRHHLYLTSPPPASAPTAGSHKPTLTTSPFLNPHNYHVFPTRIFQCSAPQPCREQASHFRAQSWQPRDAALGARLVFDLDGNGISGRFHKLLASRSLVLKQTLLREWHDDRLAPWLHYVPVSVGMAELPEVVRWLVETERGRAAARELGRAGAEWAARAVREVDVKLYVWRLVLELARLVDEGRGALAVVGESD; encoded by the coding sequence ATGGCCAGCATCGATCCCTTCATCCAACTCTCCGAGCTTGACGCCGTATCACCTGTGATAGCGTCTTTGCTCGCCCTAGCCCAGATCATCTACATGCTGCCGAGGTCGGCAAAGGGTAGATCGGCTCTGTGGGCCCTTGCGCTGATCTCGCTCGGCCCCTATGCGGCCTACACTATTGCTATGCGAAACGCCCGGTCTATGACCCTGCACTCCCTGGAGCATCCCATCGAGGTGCTGATCCGCAACGCCCAGGCCGACTTCAACCAGATGCTGGAACGGCAATCCAAGACCTACGCGGATGCCGTCAACGAGTACCAGCGCCGGTACGAGGTTGAGCCGCCACCCGGCTTCGAGGCGTGGTACGAGTTTGCCGTCGCGAACCAATCTCCCATCATCGACGAGTTCGACACCATTTACGAATCCGTGTCGCCGTTTTGGAAACTCAGCGGGAAGGAGGTGGTACAGATTATGAACGACGCACAAGATACGGCCGACATCGATCTATGGCTCTGCACCTTCTCTGGCAAGACCGCCGAGACTCACTGCATCCACCCCCGTCGCAACGCCGATAGGCACGTTTCCGACCTGATGAACAGGCTGCTGGGCGATCTCCGCGGCGTGCTTCCCGACGTCAAGTTCCTCGTGAACCACCTCGACGAACCAAGGGTCCTGATTCCGCGGTTAACGCACCCAAACCCCAGCGCCAAACAATGGTTCACTGTGACCGACCTCTCCGAGCGTCCAACCTGGAACGCAATCACAAAATACTGCCCGTCCCACGTTCTACAAGGGGAAAACGGGAAAACGTCTCCCCAGACAGAACCGAAGACAGAAGACCTCCCGCTCATCACAAACCTCTCCGCGGCGCTTGACCTCTGCCAGCACCCCGAGTACGCCAACATGCACGGCCTCTTCCAGGGCCCGCCCTCCTTCCGCCTCATCGAGGGCCGCGTGCCCGTCCTCTCGACCGGCGCGCCCTCCACCATGTCCGACATTCTCATCCCCTCGCCCGCCTACGTCCTGGAAGACGAATTCCTCTACAACGCCACGTTCGATGTCCCCTGGCCTCAAAAGGACAACCACCTGTACTGGACCGGCTCGACCACGGGCGCGGTCGCCTCCGCCACCAACGACTGGCATCACTTCCACCGGCAGCGTTTCATCTCCCTCGCGCAGAACCTCGAACCCGGCCGACACCACCTCTACCTTACCTCCCCACCCCCGGCCTCTGCTCCCACCGCGGGATCCCACAAACCAACGCTGACGACCTCCCCCTTCCTAAACCCGCACAACTACCACGTCTTCCCGACGCGCATCTTCCAATGCAGCGCCCCGCAGCCCTGCCGGGAGCAGGCATCCCACTTCCGCGCGCAGAGCTGGCAGCCGCGCGACGCGGCGCTGGGCGCGCGGCTGGTGTTCGACCTGGACGGCAACGGCATCTCGGGGCGGTTCCACAAGCTGCTGGCGTCGCGGTCGCTCGTGCTCAAGCAgacgctgctgcgcgagtGGCACGACGACCGGCTCGCGCCCTGGCTGCACTACGTGCCCGTGAGCGTCGGCATGGCCGAGCTGCCCGAGGTCGTGCGCTGGCTGGTCGAGACCGAGCGGggccgcgccgcggcccgcgagctcgggcgcgccggcgccgagtgGGCCGCCCGCGCGGTCCGGGAGGTGGATGTCAAGCTGTATGTGTGGCGGTTGGTGCTGGAGCTGGCGAGGCTGGTGGATGAGGGCAGGGGGGCGTTGGCGGTGGTCGGTGAGAGCGATTGA